TTGAATATGTTGTTGATGGTCGCTCATACCGGCGTAAGCAATTTCCAAGGCTTTGGCCAGCCCTACAATACCCGCTACATTCTCGGTCCCCGCGCGCACATTGCGCTCCTGTGAGCCACCATGAATCAGTGGGTCGACCTGCATTCCAGCACGCTGATACACGAAACCTACACCTTTGGGCCCATGCAACTTGTGCGCTGAACCAACTAGAAAATGTGCCTTTAGCTGTTGCAAATCATGCGGATAATGCCCCATTGTCTGCACTGTATCTGTATGAAAAATGGCATCATACCGCTGACATATCTCTCCAATTGTTTGAATATCGTTGAGGTTGCCAATTTCATTATTGGCATGCATCAAACTCACAAAAGAGCGGGAATGCGTCGCCAACAGTTCTGCTAGATGACCTAGGTCAAGTTGTCCCCGCTCATCGTGACGCACGTAGCTTAGCTCAACAGCATCCGCTTTGGCCAACGCTTCAAGCGTGTGCAATACGGCATGATGCTCCAGCGGAGAGGTAATGGCATGTTGCAGTCCTAAGGCACGAATGCTACCAACAGCAGCATAATTATCTCCTTCTGTGCCGCCTGAGGTGAAAAATACCTCAGCAGGCGCAGCGTTGATCAAGTGTGCAATGGTTTTGCGTGCGTTTTCAATGGCTGCGCGCAGCTTACGACCATGACTATGAACGCTACTTGGATTGCCGACATGCTCTAGCATGAATGGCAGCATGGCTTCTAGCACTTGCGGATCAAGCGGAGTGGAGGCCGCGTTATCGAAATACACCGTTTTTGAAGCGATGGGTATGGCAGAACCTGCAGGAACACTCATAAGCGGACAAGGATTGAAGACAACTTATTGTTGGTCAAACACAATAAGTTTGTGCAAAAATAAAGGATTCAGGCCATGTACCTGAATCCTTTCTTATTAAGCACCCAAAACACTACTCAGTTCCGCTTGGCTTTATTACACCTAGCCACTTTATAGGTAGCTAGAAGAGATGTTTACGCTTTCACCGAAATAATTTCTTTGATGTCGGCAATGATCTTGTTCGCTAGGTGGTCTGCCGTGGCATTAGAATCCGATTCGGCGTAGATACGGATAATAGGCTCCGTGTTCGACCGCCGCAGATGTACCCACTCCTTATCAAACTCGATTTTGACGCCGTCAATTGTATTGATAGGTTGTTTGGCATAACGCTGTTGCATCTGTACCAGAACTTGGTCAGTGTTGATTTCTGGCGTCAACTCGATCTTGTTCTTGGAAATGTAATAACTCGGGTACGTGGATCGCAGACGGGTCATCGTCAAACCTGATTTAGCTAGGTGGGTCAGGAACAAGGCAATACCTACTAAAGCGTCGCGGCCGTAGTGCAGTTCAGGAAAGATGATCCCTCCGTTTCCTTCGCCGCCAATAACCGCCTCTGTTTCCTTCATCTTGTTCACCACGTTTACCTCCCCAACGGCAGCAGCGGCGTATTGTCCCCCATGTTTTTCGGTCACGTCACGTAGCGCACGAGTGCTGCTAAGGTTACTTACGGTATTGCCGCCCCCAACTTGCTTAAGCACATAATCAGCAACGGCTACTAGGGTATACTCTTCCCCAAACATAGACCCATCCTCGCTCACCAACGCCAAACGATCTACGTCCGGGTCTACTACAATACCTAGGTCATAGCTGCCTTTGTCCAACACCCGTGCAATGTCACGCAGGTTTTCAGGCAAAGGCTCCGGGTTATGTGCAAAGTCACCAGTTGGTTCGCAGTAAAGCTTTTCCACACGCTCCACACCCAATGCTTCTAACAATAGGGGCACTGCTATTCCACCACTTGAATTAACACAATCAATTACTACCCGGAAGTTCTTTGCTCGAATAGCGTCTACATCTACTAGCGGCAATGAAAGAATTGCTTGTACATGCTTCTCTAGAAAAGTGTCGTCAGTGCTGTACTTACCTAGTTTCGTCACGGGAGCAAAGGAGAATGCTTCCGTATCGCCAAGAGCTAACACCTGTTTTCCTTCGACATCAGAAATAAACTCACCTTGGCTGTTCAACAGCTTCAGAGCATTCCATTGCTTAGGATTATGGGAGGCAGTAAGAATGATTCCGCCACCTGCTTGCTTAGCTGGTACCGCTAGCTCGACCGTGGGAGTCGTGCTCAATCCTAGGTCAACAACATTAATACCCAGCCCTTGTAACGTAGCAGCAACCAACTTGCTTACCATCTCGCCCGAAAGACGAGCATCGCGACCAATAATGATGGTATTGTTTTGCGTAGTCGAGAGTACCCACGTTCCAAACGCAGCTGCGTACTTAACCACGTCAATGGGCGTTAGACCTTCACCGGCTACGCCCCCAATAGTACCTCGAATACCAGATATAGATTTGATTAGTGCCACAAGGAAGGTTGTTTTTGAAAGCGCAAAAGTAAGTGAAACCTAATTTTATCTCTACGATAAAGGTACTGGCTGAGTGATATGACTTCTGCTTTCAACGAATTTACAATGCTGTGCCGTGCACTAGCAGGCATTGAATGTGTATATTTGGCTCAATGGAAAATACGTTGCCTAATCGTCGGGCGCAACAACTAGCTGCTTTTAGCCGGTTGCTTGACGTCTTAGATCGTCTACGCGCCGAGTGCCCCTGGGACCAGAAACAGACAATGGCTAGTCTGCGCCATCTTACCATTGAGGAAACGTACGAGCTTTCGGACGCCATCCTACGTGATGATCTCACTGACGTCAAAAAGGAGCTAGGTGACGTAATGTTGCACCTAACTTTCTATGCAAAGATTGCTTCTGAGACAGGGCACTTCGATATTGCTGATGTCTTGAATGCACAAAGCGATAAGCTTATCTTCCGGCACCCTCACATATATGGTGACACGAAAGTACAAACGGAGGAAGACGTAAAACGTAACTGGGAACAGATAAAGCTCAAGGAAAAAGGAAATACTTCAGTTCTAGGTGGAGTCCCGACCTCATTGCCTGCCTTAGTTAAAGCTATGCGTATTCAGGAGAAAGCCCGAGGTGCGGGTTTTGATTGGGAACGGCCT
This Hymenobacter sp. GOD-10R DNA region includes the following protein-coding sequences:
- a CDS encoding cysteine desulfurase family protein; the protein is MSVPAGSAIPIASKTVYFDNAASTPLDPQVLEAMLPFMLEHVGNPSSVHSHGRKLRAAIENARKTIAHLINAAPAEVFFTSGGTEGDNYAAVGSIRALGLQHAITSPLEHHAVLHTLEALAKADAVELSYVRHDERGQLDLGHLAELLATHSRSFVSLMHANNEIGNLNDIQTIGEICQRYDAIFHTDTVQTMGHYPHDLQQLKAHFLVGSAHKLHGPKGVGFVYQRAGMQVDPLIHGGSQERNVRAGTENVAGIVGLAKALEIAYAGMSDHQQHIQQLKDRFIAKLTAEIDDVQFNGTSAEVSESLYTVLNVSLPPSDISEMLLFNLDINKVSVSGGSACTSGANAGSHVLTALGADPTRGAIRFSMSKYNTVEEVDFAVAQLAKLYRKVTA
- the glmM gene encoding phosphoglucosamine mutase — encoded protein: MALIKSISGIRGTIGGVAGEGLTPIDVVKYAAAFGTWVLSTTQNNTIIIGRDARLSGEMVSKLVAATLQGLGINVVDLGLSTTPTVELAVPAKQAGGGIILTASHNPKQWNALKLLNSQGEFISDVEGKQVLALGDTEAFSFAPVTKLGKYSTDDTFLEKHVQAILSLPLVDVDAIRAKNFRVVIDCVNSSGGIAVPLLLEALGVERVEKLYCEPTGDFAHNPEPLPENLRDIARVLDKGSYDLGIVVDPDVDRLALVSEDGSMFGEEYTLVAVADYVLKQVGGGNTVSNLSSTRALRDVTEKHGGQYAAAAVGEVNVVNKMKETEAVIGGEGNGGIIFPELHYGRDALVGIALFLTHLAKSGLTMTRLRSTYPSYYISKNKIELTPEINTDQVLVQMQQRYAKQPINTIDGVKIEFDKEWVHLRRSNTEPIIRIYAESDSNATADHLANKIIADIKEIISVKA
- the mazG gene encoding nucleoside triphosphate pyrophosphohydrolase, yielding MENTLPNRRAQQLAAFSRLLDVLDRLRAECPWDQKQTMASLRHLTIEETYELSDAILRDDLTDVKKELGDVMLHLTFYAKIASETGHFDIADVLNAQSDKLIFRHPHIYGDTKVQTEEDVKRNWEQIKLKEKGNTSVLGGVPTSLPALVKAMRIQEKARGAGFDWERPEQVWEKVQEELQEFGEEFSQASKTPETKERATAEFGDLLFSLINFARFADINPEEALERTNRKFIQRFQYIETAAARDGHQLADLTLSEMDKYWEQAKQVPLIDNNSSPEK